Proteins co-encoded in one Juglans regia cultivar Chandler chromosome 16, Walnut 2.0, whole genome shotgun sequence genomic window:
- the LOC109003305 gene encoding arabinosyltransferase RRA3-like yields MTGRRDVLLMRNTAQPLPKSRVAIGVAIAVGVLLGCVFAFLFPHGLFLPTPILTHTISKSDNAQVASASCESSERMNMLKSEFVAASEKNAELKKQIRELTERLKLAEQRKDQAQKQVLVLGKQHKAGRFGTVKGLRTNPTIIPDESVNPRLGKILEKVAVQRELIVALANSNVKDMLEVWFTNIKQVGITNYLVVALDEEIARFCESKAVPVYKRDPDVGIDSVARTGGNHAVSGLKFRVLREFLQLGYSVLLSDVDIVYLQNPFHYIYRDSDVESMTDGHNNMTAYGYNDVFDEPAMGWARYAHTMRIWVYNSGFFYIRPTIPSIELLDRVASRLSREPNSWDQAVFNEELFKPSHPGYDGLHAARRTMDFYLFMNSKVLFKTVRKDAKLSKFKPVIVHVNYHPDKLPRMKAIVEFYVKGKKDALEAFPDGSDW; encoded by the exons ATGACTGGCCGCAGAGATGTGCTCTTGATGCGAAACACGGCTCAGCCGCTCCCCAAATCGAGAGTCGCAATCGGCGTGGCCATCGCAGTGGGAGTCCTGTTGGGGTGCGTCTTCGCCTTCCTGTTCCCTCACGGCCTCTTCCTCCCAACCCCTATTCTCACTCACACCATCTCCAAATCTGATAATGCCCAG GTTGCTTCAGCCTCATGTGAATCATCTGAACGGATGAACATGTTGAAATCAGAGTTTGTGGCAGCATCGGAGAAAAATGCTGagttgaaaaaacaaattaggGAGCTTACAGAAAGACTTAAATTGGCTGAACAAAGGAAAGATCAGGCACAGAAGCAGGTTCTTGTGTTGGGTAAACAGCATAAAGCTGGACGTTTTGGTACTGTCAAGGGTTTAAGAACCAACCCTACCATCATCCCTGATGAATCCGTGAATCCAAGACTGGGAAAGATATTAGAGAAAGTTGCTGTTCAGAGAGAGCTCATAGTTGCTCTTGCAAATTCAAATGTGAAGGACATGTTGGAGGTCTGGTTTACTAATATTAAGCAGGTGGGTATAACCAATTATCTAGTTGTTGCTCTGGACGAGGAGATTGCCAGGTTCTGCGAGTCAAAGGCTGTTCCAGTGTATAAAAGAGACCCGGATGTAGGTATTGATTCAGTTGCAAGGACTGGAGGGAACCATGCTGTTTCAGGGTTGAAATTTCGTGTTCTGAGGGAGTTTTTGCAACTGGGTTATAGTGTTCTTCTGTCAGATGTTGATATTGTATATTTGCAGAATccttttcattatatatatcgGGATTCTGATGTGGAGTCCATGACTGATGGTCACAATAACATGACAGCTTATGGGTATAATGATGTCTTTGATGAACCTGCAATGGGTTGGGCTCGATATGCCCATACAATGCGGATATGGGTGTATAACTCCGGTTTCTTCTATATCAGACCAACAATCCCTTCTATCGAGCTTCTGGATCGAGTAGCCAGTCGGCTTTCTAGGGAGCCAAACTCTTGGGACCAGGCAGTTTTCAATGAGGAGCTCTTTAAACCATCACATCCAGGGTATGACGGGCTTCATGCTGCCAGGAGAACTATGGATTTCTATCTTTTTATGAACAGCAAAGTCCTCTTCAAGACTGTCAGGAAGGATGCTAAATTGAGCAAGTTCAAACCAGTAATTGTTCATGTGAATTACCACCCTGATAAGCTTCCACGGATGAAAGCAATAGTGGAATTTTATGTTAAAGGGAAGAAGGATGCCCTGGAAGCCTTCCCGGATGGTTCAGATTGGTAA
- the LOC109003306 gene encoding deSI-like protein At4g17486, whose amino-acid sequence MKSIPKDGLRSIIPLCFRGKPATRFGIFPKVKSAGYSPGSTPVYLNVYDLTPVNGYVYWAGLGIFHSGVEVHGIEYAFGAHDYPTSGVFEVDPRHCPGFKFRKSIFMGTTCLEPVQVREFMERQSANYNGDTYHLIAKNCNHFCEDICYKLTGNRMPKWINRLARIGSLCNCVLPEALKATTVCHDPDFQGCDNEKKKLRSAFSYLSSISMHQREVSMSSLFLHSHYKGCLPPWELKRSRTGSMKEQ is encoded by the exons ATGAAATCAATACCAAAGGATGGCCTGCGCTCTATTATACCTCTTTGTTTCAGAGGAAAACCAGCCACACGCTTCGGCATATTCCCAAAAGTGAAGTCAGCAGGATATAGTCCAGGCAGTACGCCTGTATATCTAAATGTATATGATTTGACACCCGTAAATGGCTATGTTTATTGGGCTGGTCTTGGTATCTTTCACTCTGGTGTGGAAG TTCATGGGATTGAATATGCCTTTGGAGCTCACGACTACCCGACTAGTGGTGTCTTTGAGGTTGATCCTCGACATTGCCCTGGCTTCAAGTTTAGGAAGTCAATATTTATGGGTACAACATGCTTAGAACCTGTACAGGTTAGAGAGTTCATGGAGCGCCAGTCGGCAAACTATAACGGGGATACGTATCACTTGATTGCTAAGAACTGCAATCATTTTTGTGAGGATATATGTTACAAGCTGACTGGGAACCGAATGCCAAAATGGATAAATAGACTTGCAAGAATAG GTTCACTGTGCAACTGCGTACTCCCGGAGGCCCTCAAAGCAACCACTGTATGCCATGACCCTGACTTCCAGGGATGTGacaatgaaaagaagaaattgaggAGTGCCTTTAGTTATCTGTCATCAATATCAATGCATCAGAGGGAAGTATCAATGTCATCGTTGTTTCTACATTCTCACTATAAGGGCTGTTTACCACCATGGGAGTTGAAGAGGTCTAGGACTGGTTCGATGAAGGAACAGTGA
- the LOC109003307 gene encoding NEDD8-conjugating enzyme Ubc12-like, translated as MIRLFKVKEKQRELAESANGKTPIKKQSAGELRLHKDISELNLPKSCTISFPSGKDDLMNFEVTIRPDEGYYLGGTFLFSFQVSPIYPHEAPKVKCKTKVYHPNIDLEGNVCLNILREDWKPVLNINTIIYGLFHLYTEPNSEDPLNHDAAAVLRDHPKLFESNVRRAMAGGYVGQTLFPRCI; from the exons ATGATTAGGCTATTTAAAGTGAAGGAAAAGCAAAGGGAACTTGCAGAGAGTGCTAATGGAAAGACACCTATCAAGAAGCAAAGTGCAGGAGAATTACGTCTTCACAAAG ATATCAGTGAACTGAACCTACCAAAATCTTGTACCATATCTTTCCCCAGTGGCAAGGATGACTTGATGAACTTCGAGGTTACCATTCGGCCTGATGAAGGATATTATTT aGGTGGCACATTTTTGTTCTCTTTCCAAGTTTCACCCATTTACCCTCATGAAGCACCAAAGGTCAAGTGCAAGACAAAG GTGTACCATCCTAATATTGACTTGGAAGGAAATGTCTGCCTCAACATTCTAAGAGAAGACTGGAAAcctgttttaaatataaacactaTAATATATGGCCTATTTCATCTTTATACG GAACCCAATAGTGAAGATCCACTCAATCATGATGCAGCTGCAGTTTTAAGAGACCACCCAAAGTTGTTTGAATCCAATGTGCGTAGGGCAATGGCTGGTGGGTATGTCGGACAGACCCTGTTCCCGCGTTGCATATAA
- the LOC109003287 gene encoding LOW QUALITY PROTEIN: putative pentatricopeptide repeat-containing protein At3g18840 (The sequence of the model RefSeq protein was modified relative to this genomic sequence to represent the inferred CDS: deleted 1 base in 1 codon), whose protein sequence is MESSVQRRVEAISRHLLLTRPNPVLSPILLKGGQPINGEAEPVIIGGMVLDIHATPSMPANPRTTTPGKVRYVLGGVARNVAECMSKLGTKPYMISAVGLDMAGNLLIQHWKSAGLSTEGIRKQQDVVTPVVCNILDVNGELAAAVASVEAIEEFLTPEWIQQFKDNICTAPILMVDANLSPLALEASCQIAAESNIPVWFEPVSVSKSRRIASVAKYVSIASPNEDELIAMANALSCANVFPPIERGNKYSAESLFQKLKPAIWLLLEKGIRMVVLTLGSDGVFLCSRGGPTVKRANLERIKAFDSSGQLYKVVTSSCPPHWHDATDLERDSHLFAVHFPALPASVVRLTGAGDCLVGGTLASICAGLNIMQSVAVGIAAAKAAVEAEANVPGAFSLATIADGARSVYSAAKVLFNQPMLMRSLNHGLIYHVQAIKAGLIPTIFTSNQVIHLYSKHGLMREARRLFDEMPEKNAFSWNAIISAYIKSQNLTQARALFNAASHRDLVTYNSMLSGYVSTDGYEAHALKLFIDMQSECEGIRIDEFTLTTMLNLIAKLGVVSYGRQLHSYMVKSANDLSGFAVSSLIDMYSKCGCFEGAWWVFSGFDHGVVDLVSKNAMVAACCREGKLELASDIFWTEAELNDTVSWNTLISGYAQIAYGEETLRLFVLMEKSGFRWNEYTFASVLSACSGLKSLKLGREVHAWVLKNGLCLNPFISSGIVDVYCKCGNIKYAESVHSAIESRNPFAVTSMIVGYASQSNMVEARRLFDSLPEKNNVVWTALFSGYIRSQQCEAVFELLREFQAKEGTVPDALILVSLLSACAIQADLGPGKQIHAYLLRAGIEMDEKLVTALVDMYSKCGSITFAEKIVQRVTDRDSVLYNVMISSYAHHGHETEAIQLFKEMVERSVRPDAVTFLALLSACRHCGLVEQGEQFFHSMRTDYNILPEIDHYACMIDLYGRANQLEKAVALMKMIPIELDAVIWGAFLNACRTNGNTAFAREAEEKLLESEGVDGARYVQLANVYAAEGNWDEMGRIRKKMRGKEIKKLAGCSWVYVQNRVHTFTSSDISHSKTEEIYRTLACLTEELPYEIAGSLY, encoded by the exons TGTTCAGAGGCGAGTGGAGGCTATTTCTCGTCACCTCCTACTGACACGACCTAATCCCGTTCTTTCTCCT ATTTTACTAAAGGGTGGGCAGCCGATAAATGGTGAGGCTGAACCTGTGATCATAGGAGGTATGGTGTTGGACATTCATGCCACACCTTCGATGCCTGCAAATCCCAGAACAACCACTCCTGGAAAG GTTCGTTATGTACTAGGAGGTGTAGCAAGGAATGTTGCTGAATGCATGTCCAAGCTCGGAACAAAGCCTTATATGATTAGTGCTGTGGGTCTTGATATGGCAG GAAATTTGTTGATACAACACTGGAAATCTGCTGGGCTGTCAACAGAAG GGATTCGGAAGCAACAAGATGTAGTGACTCCGGTTGTTTGCAACATACTTGATGTAAATGGAGAGTTGGCAGCTGCTGTTGCGAGTGTGGAAGCTATT GAAGAGTTTCTTACACCTGAGTGGATTCAACAATTCAAGGACAATATATGTACTGCTCCAATATTGATGGTTGATGCAAACCTGAGTCCTCTTGCTTTAGAAGCGTCTTGCCAAA TTGCAGCTGAATCTAACATTCCAGTGTGGTTTGAGCCTGTATCAGTTTCAAAATCCAGAAGAATTGCTTCAGTTGCCAAGTAT GTAAGCATTGCTTCACCTAATGAAGATGAACTTATTGCCATGGCAAATGCTTTGTCCTGTGCAAATGTGTTTCCTCCAATTGAAAGGGGGAATAAATATTCGGCAGAGTCACTGTTCCAAAAGCTGAAACCAGCGATCTGGCTTTTGCTAGAAAAGGGTATAAGAATGGTTGTTTTAACCCTTGGTTCAGATGGAGTGTTCTTATGTTCTAGAGGAGGGCCAACCGTCAAGAGAGCCAATTTGGAAAGAATCAAGGCATTTGATTCTTCTGGACAGCTCTATAAGGTTGTGACATCAAGCTGTCCGCCACATTGGCATGATGCTACAGATTTGGAAAGGGATTCTCATCTTTTTGCGGTGCATTTCCCAGCCCTTCCTGCATCAGTTGTGAGGCTCACAGGGGCGGGTGATTGCTTGGTTGGTGGGACGCTTGCTTCAATTTGTGCAGGTTTAAATATTATGCAGAGCGTGGCAGTTGGAATTGCAGCAGCCAAAGCTGCAGTCGAGGCAGAAGCCAATGTGCCGGGTGCATTTAGTTTGGCCACAATTGCAG ATGGTGCGAGGTCAGTGTACTCTGCTGCCAAAGTTTTGTTCAATCAACCGATGTTG ATGAGGTCCCTAAATCATGGCCTTATATATCACGTCCAAGCCATTAAAGCTGGTTTAATCCCAACCATTTTCACCTCCAATCAAGTCATTCACTTATACTCCAAACACGGCCTTATGCGCGAAGCTCGCAGATTGTTCGATGAAATGCCCGAGAAAAATGCTTTCTCTTGGAATGCAATAATCTCGGCTTATATAAAATCCCAAAACTTGACACAAGCGCGAGCGTTATTTAATGCCGCTTCCCATAGAGATTTGGTTACATATAACTCAATGCTGTCAGGATATGTAAGCACCGATGGGTATGAAGCTCATGCGCTTAAGTTGTTTATTGACATGCAGTCGGAATGTGAGGGGATCAGAATTGATGAGTTCACTCTCACAACAATGCTTAACTTGATCGCCAAGCTAGGTGTCGTATCATATGGGAGGCAGTTGCATTCCTATATGGTGAAAAGTGCTAATGATTTAAGCGGGTTTGCTGTTAGCTCTCTTATAGATATGTATTCTAAATGTGGCTGTTTTGAAGGAGCATGGTGGGTGTTTAGCGGATTTGATCATGGGGTGGTTGACTTGGTTTCGAAGAATGCAATGGTGGCGGCTTGCTGCAGGGAAGGCAAATTGGAATTGGCTTCGGATATTTTTTGGACGGAAGCCGAGTTAAATGACACGGTGTCTTGGAACACATTAATTTCAGGTTATGCTCAAATTGCTTATGGGGAGGAGACACTGAGATTGTTCGTTCTTATGGAAAAGAGTGGCTTTAGATGGAATGAATATACGTTTGCGAGCGTTTTGAGTGCTTGCTCTGGTCTGAAAAGTTTGAAGCTTGGAAGGGAAGTCCATGCTTGGGTTCTGAAAAACGGGTTGTGTTTGAATCCATTTATAAGCAGTGGCATTGTTGATGTCTACTGCAAGTGTGGGAATATAAAGTATGCAGAGTCAGTTCATTCAGCAATTGAGAGTCGAAACCCATTTGCAGTCACCTCGATGATTGTGGGGTATGCATCTCAAAGCAATATGGTGGAAGCCCGAAGGCTTTTTGATTCATTGCCAGAGAAGAATAATGTTGTCTGGACTGCTTTATTTTCAGGTTACATCAGATCACAGCAATGTGAAGCTGTGTTTGAACTTTTGCGTGAGTTTCAAGCTAAAGAAGGAACTGTTCCTGATGCTTTAATCCTTGTCAGTTTGCTCAGCGCTTGTGCAATACAAGCTGACCTTGGTCCTGGAAAGCAGATTCATGCTTACTTACTCAGAGCGGGGATTGAAATGGATGAGAAGCTGGTCACTGCTTTGGTTGATATGTACTCAAAATGTGGTAGCATCACATTTGCAGAAAAGATTGTCCAAAGAGTTACTGACAGAGATTCAGTGCTTTACAATGTAATGATATCCAGTTATGCTCACCATGGACATGAAACTGAAGCTATCCAGCTTTTTAAGGAAATGGTGGAGAGAAGTGTCAGACCGGATGCAGTCACCTTTCTCGCCCTTCTGTCAGCCTGTCGGCACTGTGGATTGGTAGAACAGGGTGAGCAATTTTTCCATTCCATGAGAACAGACTATAACATATTGCCTGAGATTGACCACTATGCATGTATGATTGATCTATATGGGAGGGCTAATCAACTGGAGAAGGCAGTGGctttaatgaaaatgattccaATAGAATTGGATGCTGTAATCTGGGGGGCCTTTTTGAATGCTTGTAGGACAAATGGGAATACAGCATTTGCAAGAGAGGCGGAGGAGAAACTACTAGAAAGTGAAGGAGTCGATGGGGCTCGGTATGTTCAATTGGCCAATGTCTATGCTGCAGAGGGCAATTGGGATGAGATGGGAAGAataaggaagaagatgagaggGAAGGAGATCAAGAAACTTGCCGGTTGCAGCTGGGTATATGTGCAAAACAGAGTTCATACATTCACTTCTAGTGATATATCTCATAGTAAAACAGAGGAGATATATAGAACCTTAGCCTGCTTGACTGAAGAACTA CCATATGAGATAGCCGGATCACTGTATTGA